One part of the Xylanimonas allomyrinae genome encodes these proteins:
- a CDS encoding cold-shock protein: MAQGSVKWFNAEKGFGFIAQDGGGADVFVHYSAIQTNGYRTLEEAQRVEFEITQGPKGPQADQVVPL, translated from the coding sequence ATGGCGCAGGGTTCTGTGAAGTGGTTCAACGCGGAGAAGGGCTTCGGGTTCATCGCCCAGGACGGCGGCGGTGCCGACGTCTTCGTCCACTACTCCGCCATCCAGACGAACGGCTACCGCACGCTGGAGGAGGCGCAGCGGGTCGAGTTCGAGATCACGCAGGGTCCGAAGGGCCCGCAGGCGGACCAAGTCGTCCCGCTCTGA